From Theropithecus gelada isolate Dixy chromosome 5, Tgel_1.0, whole genome shotgun sequence:
GTTTTTGCTCCATTGTGTGAACAGGTGATGGGGAACAGCCATTCAAACTAGATGCACcgtatttttctaataatttaattatttgagaaTGTCCATTTTTGGCTGCAACACGCATAGCAGTGCGTCCAAATTGATCAGCATGGTTTGGATCAGCACCATGCTCTAATAAGACCTGCACAACATCAATGTGCCCTTCCTGGGCTGCAATACAGAGTGCAGTTGCACCTTGGTTACATGTATGGTCAACTATAGCACCATGCTCAATTAGAAGCTGAACCACTTTTACATGGCCCTGCCAGGCTGCAGACTGCAAAGCAGAGCGCTTTTCATTGTCTGCAGCATTGACATCAGCATGGTATGCTATCAGAACCTGCACCATTTCCATATGGCCTTGCCAGCAAGAGACATGAAGTGCTGTCCTTCCTTCAGCATCACTTGCTTCTACGTTTGCaccattttctaaaaaatattcgGCCATTGTAAGTTGATTTTCTAAAGCCAAGATATAAAGTGTGGGCCTACCATCGGCATCTTTGCAGTTAACATCAGCTCCATGGCTAAAAAGCAATTCAACAATGTCCCTGTGCCCTTCTAATGCAGCAACTCGCAGTGCGTTTCTTCCATCATAACCTCTTTGATCAATGTTAGATTTGTTTTCCAATAATACTTGAACACAATCATAATGACCCTCTTGTGAAGCTAATATGAAAGGGATTCGTCCATCATTGTCAATCTCATTTGTTCTAGCACCTTGTTCAATAAGTGCTTCACATATTAATCTGTGCCCTTCGAAAGCTGCCATGTGCAAAGGTGTCCATCCAGCATCATCTCTGTGATTTTCATCTAACCCTCTATCCAGTAGAGTACGTACCACCTCAACATTTCCTTGTGCTGAAGCTATACTGAGGACTGTCCTACCTTCACTATCAATACTATCCACAGCTGCACCCCAAAACAAAAGTGTATTTACAACTGATGCATGACCCATAGAAGCTGCTGCTAAGAGGGGTGTACGACCATTGTTATCTGTGTGATCTACATCTGCTCCCCCTTCTAGAAGTAAGTCAACCACATCAACATGTCCTTCATAGGCAGCTACCAGCAGTGGAGTCATGCCATCTTTATCACAATGATCTACTTCAGCACCTCGATCGATTAAAAGGCTAACAACTGATGCGTGTCCTTTACTTGCAGGCACACAAAGTGCAGCTACAGAGAGTGCAGTCCTGCCATCAACGTCCTCATGATTTACTTCTGCTCCATGGTCCAGGAGGTGTTCCACAATCTCCCTGTGTCCCATGTATGCTGCTGCTATCAAAGCAGTTCTACCTTCATTATCAGCTTTGTTCACTTCAGCACCATGTTGTAGCAAATTCAGTACAATATCCTCATGTCCTCCCCATGCTGCTGCTCTCAAAGCTGTTCGGCTATCAGCATCTGCACAATCCACTTTTACGCCAGCATAAAGTAGTGCAGAAACTACCTCAGTATGGCCACCCCAAGCAGCAGATCTTAATGCTGTCCAACCATCTTGATCAGTATGATTAATATTTGCTCCACACCCAATCAAACAATTAACCACCTTAGTATGTCCTTGTCTAGCCGCTAGGGTGAGTGGTGTATGTCCATGAGCATCTTCTATCTCTAAATTTGCTCCCCTAGAGACAAGTAAATTGACTACATCAAGACTGCCACTATATGCGGCATTAGCCAATAATGTTCTCCCATTTGAATCACACTGATTTACTGAAGCTCCATTATCTAATAATGTCCGAATGGAATCCTCTCTTTCTAAGGCTTGTCGAACTATGCATGATGTGCGATCATCTTCACTGTTGACATGAGCCCCAGCTTTAACCAACAGCTGCAGTACTTCTTGTTCCTTGGGTATTAAAGTAGAAAGGGAATCTCTAACAGGTGTACCATTCCATATCATCCACAGAGCTAACTCTGCTGTCTCTAATTGTAAGTTTGAGTTAATTAAGTGCAAGGCAAATTCTTGTGCTTCCAGTGGTGTTAAATTCTTGGCTTGACAGGTATAACTCATGGCCAACATTCTGTGTCCTTCTGCTGCATTACATAAATACTTCTGAGTACAGTGTTTCACATCCAGAAGCCACTCTGCAAAACTATAGTGAAacagtatttttgtatttcctaGTCCATCAACAAGAAGTTTGGAGAGGACATCTAACTTGCGTTGAAAATCTTCCAAAGTTAACGACATGTTTTTGGTCCATACTGCATGATATAATTCCGTTATGGTCAAAGGTCGGCAGGCTGCAAGAATCACATTCAAAATAGGCTGAACCTTTGCAAATTGTTTTCTTACAAAAAGTCTTTGGCATAGCCAGAGATATAAGCCATTTAGAGTTCCTGGGATGTCACGAATTTCtcttaacataataaaattttCTACAACTCCATCTAAAACTCGTTCTAGGTAAAGAAAGCATCCGCTGCTTTTAATGTGCAGTTGATTTAACATCTCTGCAGTTTCTTTTGTTAGGTGTTGTCGCAAAGCTTCTTCTTGATCTAAACGATGAAGAATGTACTGCTGAACATCCTTGACAATATATGCCTTCCGAAGGTCATCTAAACTTATTTTTCGAAAACctaaagaagagataaaaaagTAGATGTCGTCAGTTGAAAAGGATTATAGAAGTTACCATATCTTCAAAGATAATGTCTTCAACATATAATaaactaacaaacaaataaatcaattaataaattaatactaATAAGCAGATCAATTAATACCTATTAGTCTgtaaacagttttcttttctttctgtaaaagCACACCGATGGcagaaaaatttcattttcctacCTACAAATCAAACTACTTATTCCTTTAGTAGCTTGGTGCCTCTCTCAACTCCATTGTAATAGATACTAATTAAGACGCAGACAGTCTTACATAACCATAAAAGTACCCAGTTAACATTATCTGAACTCCCAAGTGATTAGGAAAAAAAGTTGCAGGGGATATAACAAGTAAGGTTTCTTTTTATGAAATCTTTtccatataaataatttatattttcacctATACACTTGAATGTACACTAGTCTTAATTATGTAACTGAGTATTTACATACAATTAGAATATCTAGTCATTGCCTTTAAACTACATTACTGTacattttatcaaattaaaataactaaatctCAGACCATCAATAAATAGCTTGAACCAATTAAGATCCAACCTTTTGGCCAAATTATGGTAAAAAAACTTCAgcactgtaaaataaataataaaacttaaaccAACCTAAAAATATGCTAGCTATAGctattttaaactcattttaaattctttaaaggaAGCCATAATTTCACTGTCTAAAGGGAGATGACATTATGATGTACAGATATGAATTTATTAGATAATTGTGTATTCATCTTACAGAACAAAAAACTGCTGAGTGAATGAACTTACCAAGTCTCTAACATGACCAGATTTGCATTTTGAAGGAATATTCTAACATCTAAAGAAGAACTGGAGCAAGtcaaaactaaaggaaaaacCTTTTTTAAAGAGGCGGTGATAAACTCTAGATGAAAATCACTATGAGCCTGAACACCCATGGTGGTGGCAGCAGttgtagcagcagcagcaaaaataACATGATGGACTTGGGAATTTTTAATCAGAGCTAGATTCTATAGTATTTGGTGAATGTGGAGAAttaaagagagaaggaggagttGAAGCTGACATTAACTTGCGGTTCTGCCAACAGGAGTGAAAAAGAGACCACTGAAGGACAAATAATAGGTCTGGAGAAAAAGTTGATGAATTCAATTTTGTAATACTAAGCTTTAAGTATGTAGATAAAATGGACAGTTATTGAAAAAAACAACCTACCAAGAATGAAATATGAATAACAAAGTTGTCCTAATACAGCCTTTTGTATATAGATTTATATAGCCCTAaatctatataaaaatagaatctaattttacatatatatgtatacatgcacaattGATTATTAAATCCTtaacagaaataatttcagaagatAAATTTCAATTATGAAAAAGTCACTCCTCACCAAAGAAGGGTTTAAAAACATACCTAGAAATTTACAGCAATCTACATTTACCAATGACGTGAGATGATTTGCCTCCAAATCTTTTTCTGTGTGTCCATTTGTTTTTGGCTTTATcaattcacttaaaaatttaagttaGATAAGGGAAATACCTAGTACATTGCTAATAAAATAAGTTACTTAAGAAATAATATTATCTTACATTATATAGTGTTTTAAAGTTTCTGAAGTTATGTAATACTTTATATTACATTACTTATTTACATGAAAGATCATATAAAACATTAtgaataaatatctaaaatttaaatctaaTTAACTAAGATGTCATGATTGGAACTTGAGATTATTAAGACGGAAACTCCACAGTAACAGGAATGGTtctacagaaaagaataaaagagagcaACCTTTACTGAGAGTCAACTATTTCTAACGCAGCACTTTAAGCACTCATTATATAAACTTGTCTGTTAAGCCTGTGAGATaagtatttctatttaaaaaaatgaggaacCTAAAGCTCAGAAAGGCTAAATAAATTGCTCACAGtaacacagctagaaagtgatAAATCAGaattttgattgttttgtttgaCTTCAAGTTTGCTCTTTTCATTAAGATAGGAACAAGAATAGAAAGCTGTGAAAGAAAACTCAAGTGTTTGATAGGGGAATAAAGAGGTGGGACTAGGGACACAGGATTAATTCTATAAGAAAGTATAGAATTTCATAAAGAAAACTTACAAAGAATTTATAATTTAGAGAATAAATCTCCCCCAATCTAAATACTTAATAATATGAAATTTAGACAGAAGAAATTATTATGTTCATTATCAATAATAGTTATCTGTTCATTAAAACAGGATTAAGAATATCTATTAATCAACAACTTAAATATCTTGAATTAAGGTActgaaaataattactttttaaaattataacttctGACTAATACACATGTAATCCTCCTATTATGAACATACACAATAGATTGCCATCAAAGCACTTTTAAACATAAGATAGGGTTGAAAAATAATCAAACCTTCTAGGGGAATAAAAACATGACTTACTGAAATGATGGACCACCTACCTCCCTATTGCTTTTCTATTCTTACTTGAATAgaagtatttttctatttcattcttaCTTGAACTTTTCTATTCTTACTTgaaacatttctattattttctattcttgctTCAATTATTTGTCAGGGTATGGCATCACGTAGTACTGGTGAAAACAGAGTGAAAATGAAGATCTGTGCCAATATTTATAAATTGATGCTTACTGAAATTACTTATCATCATGAAGAACCTGTGAGGATaagcaatatgaaaataaaacctaACAAGAAATTTAAGCAAATGCCAGCatattaatatacaaataaaatatgtaggcATTAAATAGTCATTAAAAAGACAATATGGTGACACTGAAAGGTCTgtcaatgttaaatttaaaaagcagaaaatcaaattGATATATAGCATGATCTCAACTAGGAAGGGAAACATATACAGAATTTAATACAATGTGTTAAGAAtgcttaattattattttacctcTGGTGTAATATTTgtgtatgttctcatttaaaatatgttctaaatAGAGcctgtattacttttataatcagataaaataaatacataaataatctttaaaaaatattggaaggttaattttttgtgcacaaaatgttttgaaataggcTGTTATTTAAGTCCCATAACAAGGCCTAACAACTATCAGCCTATGATGATACCCTAGTTGTAGTCAAAATTCTGCTTAGTGCCAAAGTGATTTTCACTAGATTAATCTGAAGCCATTAatgaaaatgctaatgatcagTATGGTGAATACATCAGAAACGTTGTAAAAACTCTCTTTCCAAAGGCTTAATCCTCAGATATGAGTAGATGAAGCCAATTTAGACATAGTAAAGATCTTATGGCTATGATGATAATTTCGAATGCATACAGCTTGAAACTCATACATTTCAACTTAAAGCATAAGCAAAAACCAGAAAGATATGTGTAGGACACatagaaggaaaactggaaaatctaaGGAGAAACTTGAATAAATGCACAGATATGCTATGTTTATGAGTAGaaagaaagcatattttaaacaaattatttcttatttaaattgcaattttatcaaaatcttaatttttttggcTTATATTACTGacagttataatttaaaatatgatattattaCAACCTAGAGGAAtacaagtaaaaatatataatttaaaataataatattggtgGCAAAGAGGGCTGGGAAGTAATTGTAcaagaaaattacaaacattaagccagtattttatttgcaaaatgatgCTGACAGATACTTTAGAAGAGCAGATGAATAGTTTAGAAATACAGTAATAGCACACAGACATATCTATATCTACACACACCCAAACTTAATGTATGATGAAAAAAATATCACCAAGTAATTGTAAAGGAAGTCAATAAATTGCTGAGAAAATTTATGgttttacaaattatttaagTTAGAGCTTTATTTCATACCTTTTAGTAAAAAATATTCTATACGGGCAAAATCATTAAAGGTAAAGTAAGAATACAGAGTAGTAAAGGACAATACATTAGTTTACGTataatatacttcaaaataatcattacaattttaaaaagctgaagaaaaCAGTTGCAAAGAattgaaaaaatatcaaataaaagccctgaaaatcagtaagaaaataacTTTGACTTCCCAATAAAAACATAAAGGTCAGATAGTAGAACTTCATGGAAAAAAGGCAAATTGATGAAACAGGCATAAGGGAGAAAGGGTTCAACAGTAAACAAgaagtacaaataaaaatgatagcgTATTTTCCACATATCACAttgacaaatttaaaaaagacataattCAATACTGGCGCAAGTAAAAAGAAACCACTCAACATTTTCAGGCAGGAATATGATGATATATATCCTTTTGGAAGGCAATTTGACAATATGTATTAATACCTTTAGCAATATCCTTATATTTTTACCTCAAAATTCCGCATCTACCATGAACAGAGAGGTGGTCATGTTTATATACAGcccaacattttaaataatgaatgtctcaaaaaaaaagaaaattaactggaGTTCAAAATATACATACTCTATAATCCAACAATTACAAGTCTATATTTATAACATAAACTTTCAGTACACGTGGACAAGAATACATGAACAAATATGTTCATGAAGCATTTTTGAAAcagcaaaaaactgaaaatgatgtaaatgtccatgaaaaggataatggaaaaataatagaagGTTTATTGATGGGAAGGAGTACTATCTACCAATTAAAACCAATGAAACGCATTTATAATGAATATGGCTCAAAAATAATGTTtgctaaaaaaaagagaaataataatagcaacgATATATTTCTGaagcacttactatgtattaGGCATTGTTGTAAGTGCTTCATATGTAATTTGTCATTTAACCTTACAAAAATCCTATAAGAAAAGTAATATTaaaatcctcattttatagataacgaaacagaggcacagagaataTAAATTGTGTAAAGTCACATGGCTAGTGAGTGGTAAAAGCTAAGGTGGTGTATGCAGTGTTTCATTTATGTAAACTATaaacatacataatataaaatatgagctgaaagcatataaaataagttaataataCTGGTTTTCTCtaatgaggaaaagaaaggaatggtGACACAGGCCAAAAGGGGCTTCTACTTTACCCACGCCTGACATACTAAGTGCTATATAAGTGTTAGCTATTGTCATTTAAATTACTAAACTTTTACCAACTACATTTttatcaataacaacaaaaaagaatgccATATGTGGAAACCAAAAGTGCTGCCATTAGTAGCAAAGGAATTGAAGAGGGACAACCTGAAAGAAGGAATAAAGCAgattatagaaaattattttaacaaactaGTAAGATTTCAACATACTGTAAAATGTATAGAACTACTCAAAAGTTATATGACCAATTAACCATTAACTTAATTAATGTCTCTCCAATTACACTATATATCCTGTGACAGGTCCTTGTTTTacactccttttttttccccacaagacAAAGAGGAGTGTGTTACATAATCTAATAGGAGTAACCACAACTTTATTATGGtagtaaataaagaaaagtaagaaaaattaagagaaaataaaaaaataaaaaaagaaactctgatAGTGtacttttatgtattatatagaCTGTAATCTGAAACATCAGAAAAAGGTTTAAACTGATCATGATACAACAGCATAATAAACAGAGCCCCAAGATGTATAGCAGCAAATAATGGCATGAGATACTCCTAACCTTTACTAAAGAACTTAggaaaagaatcttgaaaaaaaggtAATGTTTAAATGATCTTAAAAACACGCTAAggcttttttatataaatttcaaaaggCACAGTAGAGAATAGCTGATAGAAGGAGCAAATGCAACATGCAGATTTTCAACTGCATTCCTTTCCCTCTAAGAAACTAGTGCATTAATGAAAAGCATTTGAGGATGGCAGTATGCTTACCAGTAAACATTTTAGTAACAGCCTTACTCTGCTTTCGGGCAGAACAGAGAAGCAATAGCCATGGTGGAAAGAACTCATGGTGACCAGCTAAAAGTTCTGCAACAGTCCCAGATAAGCTGGTAGACGTTTGTTCACCTTCAGTAATGTTACACCCTTCATCAACAGAATCAACAAGCAGGTATAGGCTTTGCTGGGGAGGCTTCATTCCCAGTAGAGGGAGTAGAACACATCtgtaaaacacatacacatgagCATTTTGAATGTTACGTGGCTATAAGATTTATTATTCAACCATTAGAGtattaattataaattctttaagaataaaataaggtattagaaaaaaaatattatacaaGTTTCAATTCCTTACTTTAAGTACAATACTGGTCCCAAACAGTTTGTATTTCCAATTACAGCATTTTGAACAATAAAGAgtgtgtgtgggtgcatgtgtgtaatTCAGCATAATTAACAAAGGCATTCAGAACTGAAGAAAACTATATTTCAAAATTCCCTTTTTGATTCTTTTCAGTCAGTGATAAAAAGTGTGATTTCCTTATGACAAAGCTAAAATGTGTTGCAgagtggaaaacaaaacaaactctggGGATCaccttaataaaaagaaaaatatcaagagTTCTGTAGAATTTAGAAGTATTTTATCACCATTTTTCTCACAAAATTACTGCAATTTATACAAGGTCGTCTTTCacaaattttattgtaaaagaCTACAAAGATCAACTATATTCTAGATCCCATTTGACGTATTTTCAAATTGCAAAGTAAATAACAAAGTATTATGCTTTACTCCATTAATTAATGCATTTCCTATGCGTGTAACTTATATTGTAGTTGAACATAACGTTTTCATAAATACAACAATGctcattcattttcaacaaatatttacttgatGTGTGCTGTGGGGTCAACAAGGTGCTGAGCAGATACAACAGTGAAGAGGAAATAATCCATCCAGTTATGCACACCAGAAACttacaaataatgttttctaaaactgttttcttagtCTTTCAATGTAATAGCCACCAATATCTAATTTATCACCATCTAAGaatcaatatttcttttaaaaaaaatctcaaatatccAGTATCATCATCACTGTAGGCCAAACTACCTCAATTCTTCATCTCTTTTACCTGGGCTACCCTAACAATCTACATGCCTCCAACAGCTCCCCTCTTGTGAGTTTCTACTGCAGCCAGGGTCACTTCAAATGTTATTCCAGCCAGACTAGCCTTCTTTCAATGACTTCATGAGACACGATCACACGTGGGCCTTTTCATTTGCAGTTTCCTCTGCCTGACATGCACTTCCTGTCTCTCTTCATATAGTTTATCTTCAATTTTGAGAGTAACCTTCTCAAGGTCAAATCCCTATTACATGCTTTCATAATGTCAAATACAGTTCTTTTCCACTCCACTatcaaattttcaattttatatttaattatttaatgtcttttttaaatttctctttagcTGTAAGCATCAAGAGAAGAGAGACTAAATTGGTTTTGCTCATCAGTGTAGCCCCACAACCTAGCATAGTGCCCACAGTAGAACCTACAGACTTGACATTGTTGCAAGCTAGAATGGAAAATCAATGAACTGCAATGCAGTGGTCTCAGTGCTAAGAGAAAAAGCAGCAAAACTGCTAACAAGATAAGAAGAAATGACTAACTGAAGTGCATTAGGTAGGGAAGGAAGAGAATGTCagaataatattcatatattagGTGCTCAAGATGAACTAAGTTTTGAGGAACCAATCACACTGATACAGGAGGGTAAAGGGAAGGTGGGGTAATCCTGGCAAGGAACGTGCTGAGTTTGGGAAAACTTACTCTATTGTATCTTACACATATATTTTGTCCATTATGAGCACAAAGATGGCTGATGAAAAATCAGTAACCTAGTCATATAGTACAATACATATAGAACACAATATACTAGAATAATGTACATAATAAGTACCACTTCAGATATAGCACACAGGAAGCCATCTTAAGTTACTTTTGATAGGGAAAGTGTGGAGGACAGGTCGGGGAAATTCGGAATTGAGGTTACTAAGGTAATGAGCCAGGAGTTGTTTAGTCAGGAGAAACAGCTGGAGGACACAGGAAAGAAAATCTAGTTGAGgcaacagcacatgcaaaggcttaaagaagagaaaaaccagTGAAGTATGGAAGAAAGAATTATGAGAATCATGAAAATGAGTAATGCTGGGTATTATAAATTGTGGGCTTTGCCCTAAGGGTATTAAGGAgccactgaaatattttaagcagaaaattGGTAAGTTTATATTGGAGTTTAGAAAGACAACTCTGGTGTATGTGAAGGAAAATTTGATGTAGGTAAGTCCAGAAGGAAAGAGTGACATATGAGGCCAATGCTtagaacttagaaaaaaaaatctccatccAGAACTACCACTATCACCAACGCCATCACTGCCAACTTAAATTCAGTGCTCTATATGCTTTAAGTACTTCACACATCCATTAACTCATCTGATTCTCACATTAATTATttaaggtaggtactattataatACTCATTTCCAGGAGAGGTAATCAAGCCACAAGAGGATCAGTCACTTGTTACTTTATAAGTGATAAGAAAGGGATTCAAGTCCAAGGTCTGGTTTCAAAACCTATGACCATCcatcctggtttgcctgggacaTTCCCAGTTTCAAGCACTATCTCAGGACCCAGCCCTGCCTCTTCCCAGTCTTCTCCTCTAGTCCTGGGCACATCATAGTGGGGGTCACCCTAGTCTCCACTCTTACCCACCATGGTCCACTGACTAGCCATAACCAACGGTGAGAAAGTAAATTATACATTAGTAGCAGTGGGGATAGCAAAAAGTAGACAGATTTGAAAGAAATTTGGTGAGTAATATTAGTAGGATTTAGTGATTATCTCCTTTCTTTCGCCTATTCCAGGATATCTGCTCTTCTTTACCTAGTTTCTTATAGTGGAAATTGAAGTCATTTTTCATACTTTCTTTCTCCTCTAATATAATCCTTTAATGCTGttaatttccctctaagcatttTCAGTATCatccacttaaaaataatttccctttgatttcttctttaaaacatcCATTATTTAGAAGTAAGCTATATAGCTTTCAAATAATTGAGAATGTCCCAgttatttttatctgtattatCACAGTTTAATACAATTGTATCAGATAACATGTTTCGTATAACTTCCATAGCTTCAAATTTATTGTGACTTATTTTATGGCCCACAGTATATCTATCCTAGCAAATGCTGTGTATGCACTTAAAAAGAATGTATACACTGTTGTTGCTGGGCAGACTGTTCTGC
This genomic window contains:
- the ANKRD50 gene encoding ankyrin repeat domain-containing protein 50 isoform X2 — encoded protein: MKPPQQSLYLLVDSVDEGCNITEGEQTSTSLSGTVAELLAGHHEFFPPWLLLLCSARKQSKAVTKMFTGFRKISLDDLRKAYIVKDVQQYILHRLDQEEALRQHLTKETAEMLNQLHIKSSGCFLYLERVLDGVVENFIMLREIRDIPGTLNGLYLWLCQRLFVRKQFAKVQPILNVILAACRPLTITELYHAVWTKNMSLTLEDFQRKLDVLSKLLVDGLGNTKILFHYSFAEWLLDVKHCTQKYLCNAAEGHRMLAMSYTCQAKNLTPLEAQEFALHLINSNLQLETAELALWMIWNGTPVRDSLSTLIPKEQEVLQLLVKAGAHVNSEDDRTSCIVRQALEREDSIRTLLDNGASVNQCDSNGRTLLANAAYSGSLDVVNLLVSRGANLEIEDAHGHTPLTLAARQGHTKVVNCLIGCGANINHTDQDGWTALRSAAWGGHTEVVSALLYAGVKVDCADADSRTALRAAAWGGHEDIVLNLLQHGAEVNKADNEGRTALIAAAYMGHREIVEHLLDHGAEVNHEDVDGRTALSVAALCVPASKGHASVVSLLIDRGAEVDHCDKDGMTPLLVAAYEGHVDVVDLLLEGGADVDHTDNNGRTPLLAAASMGHASVVNTLLFWGAAVDSIDSEGRTVLSIASAQGNVEVVRTLLDRGLDENHRDDAGWTPLHMAAFEGHRLICEALIEQGARTNEIDNDGRIPFILASQEGHYDCVQVLLENKSNIDQRGYDGRNALRVAALEGHRDIVELLFSHGADVNCKDADGRPTLYILALENQLTMAEYFLENGANVEASDAEGRTALHVSCWQGHMEMVQVLIAYHADVNAADNEKRSALQSAAWQGHVKVVQLLIEHGAIVDHTCNQGATALCIAAQEGHIDVVQVLLEHGADPNHADQFGRTAMRVAAKNGHSQIIKLLEKYGASSLNGCSPSPVHTMEQKPLQSVSSKMQSLTIKSNSSGSTGGGDMQPSLRGLPNGPAHAFSSPSESPDSTVDRQKSSLSNNSLKSSKNSSLRTTSSTATAQTVPIDSFHNLSFTEQIQQHSLPRSRSRQSIVSPSSTTQSLGQSHNSPSSEFEWSQVKPSLKSTKANKGGKSENSAKSGSAGKKAKQSNSSQPKVLEYEMTQFDKRGPIAKPGTAAPPKQMPAESQCKITIPSAQQEIGRSQQQFLIHQQSGEQKKRNGIMTNPNYHLQSNQVFLGRVSVPRTMQDRGHQEVLEGYPSSETELSLKQALKIQIEGSDPSFNYKKETPL
- the ANKRD50 gene encoding ankyrin repeat domain-containing protein 50 isoform X1, with the protein product MTNPWEEKVCKMAQTSLLQGKQFYCREWVFHKLQHCLQEKSNCCNSTVNAPSLVMNSGNNASGVSGKGAAWGVLLVGGPGSGKTALCTELLWPSSPTSLQRGLHRQALAFHFCKAQDSDTLCVGGFIRGLVAQICRSGLLQGYEDKLRDPAVQSLLQPGECERNPAEAFKRCVLLPLLGMKPPQQSLYLLVDSVDEGCNITEGEQTSTSLSGTVAELLAGHHEFFPPWLLLLCSARKQSKAVTKMFTGFRKISLDDLRKAYIVKDVQQYILHRLDQEEALRQHLTKETAEMLNQLHIKSSGCFLYLERVLDGVVENFIMLREIRDIPGTLNGLYLWLCQRLFVRKQFAKVQPILNVILAACRPLTITELYHAVWTKNMSLTLEDFQRKLDVLSKLLVDGLGNTKILFHYSFAEWLLDVKHCTQKYLCNAAEGHRMLAMSYTCQAKNLTPLEAQEFALHLINSNLQLETAELALWMIWNGTPVRDSLSTLIPKEQEVLQLLVKAGAHVNSEDDRTSCIVRQALEREDSIRTLLDNGASVNQCDSNGRTLLANAAYSGSLDVVNLLVSRGANLEIEDAHGHTPLTLAARQGHTKVVNCLIGCGANINHTDQDGWTALRSAAWGGHTEVVSALLYAGVKVDCADADSRTALRAAAWGGHEDIVLNLLQHGAEVNKADNEGRTALIAAAYMGHREIVEHLLDHGAEVNHEDVDGRTALSVAALCVPASKGHASVVSLLIDRGAEVDHCDKDGMTPLLVAAYEGHVDVVDLLLEGGADVDHTDNNGRTPLLAAASMGHASVVNTLLFWGAAVDSIDSEGRTVLSIASAQGNVEVVRTLLDRGLDENHRDDAGWTPLHMAAFEGHRLICEALIEQGARTNEIDNDGRIPFILASQEGHYDCVQVLLENKSNIDQRGYDGRNALRVAALEGHRDIVELLFSHGADVNCKDADGRPTLYILALENQLTMAEYFLENGANVEASDAEGRTALHVSCWQGHMEMVQVLIAYHADVNAADNEKRSALQSAAWQGHVKVVQLLIEHGAIVDHTCNQGATALCIAAQEGHIDVVQVLLEHGADPNHADQFGRTAMRVAAKNGHSQIIKLLEKYGASSLNGCSPSPVHTMEQKPLQSVSSKMQSLTIKSNSSGSTGGGDMQPSLRGLPNGPAHAFSSPSESPDSTVDRQKSSLSNNSLKSSKNSSLRTTSSTATAQTVPIDSFHNLSFTEQIQQHSLPRSRSRQSIVSPSSTTQSLGQSHNSPSSEFEWSQVKPSLKSTKANKGGKSENSAKSGSAGKKAKQSNSSQPKVLEYEMTQFDKRGPIAKPGTAAPPKQMPAESQCKITIPSAQQEIGRSQQQFLIHQQSGEQKKRNGIMTNPNYHLQSNQVFLGRVSVPRTMQDRGHQEVLEGYPSSETELSLKQALKIQIEGSDPSFNYKKETPL